In Geopsychrobacter electrodiphilus DSM 16401, a single window of DNA contains:
- the pfkA gene encoding 6-phosphofructokinase — MKRIAVLTSGGDCSGMNAAVRAIVRSCLASNLEIIGIQKGFQGLIDRYYEVLSTKSVSNVLQRGGTFLQSARCKEMYDEAGQRLAAENLAGLGVEGLIVLGGDGSLKGALALAKRHVRVIGIPASIDNDIPFTDMALGVDTALNNIARAVDNIKDTASSHDRAFLVETMGRNCGYLAVVSAIACGAEYSLIPEEPFDLEAICQELRRRYQQGRSNSIIMVAEGAGNAQKIGEQIKDKIGFETRTIVLGHYQRGGSPTVFDRLLAARFGQAAVVNLLKGEHGKMLGLINSRMVLTPLDDVIGAGIRPIDKLLLRLANNLAI, encoded by the coding sequence ATGAAACGGATCGCGGTTCTGACCAGTGGCGGTGATTGTTCAGGGATGAATGCGGCAGTCCGCGCTATCGTTAGATCCTGCCTAGCCTCAAACCTCGAAATCATTGGTATTCAAAAAGGCTTTCAGGGGCTGATCGATCGATACTATGAAGTTTTGAGCACAAAATCGGTCAGCAATGTTCTACAGCGTGGAGGAACCTTTTTACAGAGCGCACGCTGTAAGGAGATGTATGATGAAGCCGGGCAGCGTCTGGCGGCTGAGAATTTGGCAGGGCTTGGGGTTGAGGGGTTGATCGTACTCGGCGGAGACGGCTCGCTCAAGGGCGCCCTGGCTCTGGCCAAACGCCATGTGCGGGTCATCGGTATTCCGGCCTCAATCGACAATGATATCCCCTTCACCGACATGGCCCTTGGGGTCGACACAGCCCTCAACAACATTGCGCGCGCCGTCGACAACATTAAAGACACGGCTTCATCCCATGACCGTGCCTTTCTGGTCGAAACCATGGGGCGCAACTGCGGCTATCTGGCAGTCGTCTCAGCCATCGCCTGTGGCGCCGAATACTCGCTGATTCCCGAAGAACCCTTTGATCTCGAAGCGATCTGTCAGGAACTGCGCCGCCGGTATCAGCAGGGACGCAGCAATTCGATCATCATGGTAGCCGAAGGGGCCGGCAACGCACAAAAGATCGGTGAACAGATCAAGGATAAGATCGGGTTTGAAACCCGCACCATCGTACTGGGTCACTACCAACGTGGCGGGTCACCGACCGTTTTTGATCGACTGCTGGCGGCTCGGTTTGGTCAGGCGGCGGTTGTAAACCTGCTCAAGGGAGAACACGGAAAGATGCTGGGCCTGATCAATTCACGGATGGTATTGACCCCGCTTGATGATGTCATCGGTGCTGGTATCCGTCCAATTGATAAGCTCCTGCTACGCCTGGCAAACAATCTGGCAATTTAA